In Candidatus Methylomirabilota bacterium, a single window of DNA contains:
- a CDS encoding GuaB3 family IMP dehydrogenase-related protein — MGMWVGRGRKARVAYGFDDIALVPGTVTINPNEVDVSWELCGHRFELPIIAAAMDGVVGPTLAMEMGRLGGLAVLNLEGVFSRYANPEDVLDRIVSASQEEATKIIQSIYGEPIKEELIHQRIREIKKGGGPAVVSSIPQRAERFAQIAQEAGADIFVVQSTVTTARHIATEYTPVDLRKLKKSLAIPLMIGNVVTYEACLELMEVGADALLIGVGPGAACTSREVLGVGVPQVTATADAAAARDQHYKQTGRYVPIVTDGGMTTGGDVCKALASGADAVMIGSAFARAIEAPGRGYHWGMATPHANLPRGTRIRVGIAGSLEQILFGPAFTEDGTLNLVGAIRTCMGSVGARDIRELQMTELIIAPTIKTEGKVFQQAQKLGRPR; from the coding sequence ATGGGCATGTGGGTCGGACGAGGGCGAAAGGCGAGGGTCGCGTACGGCTTCGATGACATCGCGCTCGTTCCCGGCACCGTGACCATCAACCCCAACGAGGTGGACGTCTCCTGGGAACTCTGCGGCCACCGGTTCGAGCTGCCGATCATCGCCGCCGCGATGGACGGCGTCGTCGGGCCGACGCTGGCCATGGAGATGGGCCGGCTCGGCGGCCTCGCGGTCCTGAACCTCGAAGGCGTGTTCTCCCGCTACGCGAACCCCGAGGACGTCCTCGACCGCATCGTCTCGGCGAGCCAGGAAGAGGCGACCAAGATCATCCAGTCGATCTACGGCGAGCCGATCAAGGAAGAGCTGATCCACCAGCGCATCCGCGAGATCAAGAAGGGCGGGGGGCCGGCGGTCGTCTCGTCCATCCCTCAGCGCGCCGAACGGTTCGCGCAGATCGCACAGGAAGCCGGCGCCGACATCTTCGTGGTCCAGTCCACGGTCACGACGGCCCGCCACATCGCCACCGAGTACACCCCGGTCGATCTCCGGAAGCTCAAGAAGTCGCTCGCGATCCCGCTGATGATCGGCAACGTCGTCACCTACGAGGCCTGCCTCGAGCTCATGGAGGTCGGGGCCGACGCGCTCCTCATCGGTGTGGGACCGGGCGCCGCCTGCACGAGCCGCGAGGTGCTCGGGGTCGGCGTGCCGCAGGTGACGGCCACGGCCGACGCGGCGGCGGCGCGCGACCAGCACTACAAGCAGACCGGGCGCTACGTGCCGATCGTCACCGACGGCGGCATGACGACCGGCGGTGACGTGTGCAAGGCGCTCGCGTCGGGCGCCGACGCGGTCATGATCGGCTCGGCGTTCGCCCGCGCCATCGAGGCGCCGGGCCGCGGCTACCACTGGGGCATGGCGACGCCGCACGCCAACCTCCCGCGCGGCACGCGGATCCGCGTCGGGATCGCGGGCTCGCTGGAGCAGATCCTGTTCGGACCGGCGTTCACCGAGGACGGCACGCTCAACCTCGTCGGCGCCATCCGGACCTGCATGGGCTCGGTGGGCGCCCGGGACATCCGCGAGCTGCAGATGACGGAGCTGATCATCGCGCCGACGATCAAGACGGAAGGGAAGGTCTTCCAGCAAGCCCAGAAGCTGGGACGGCCCCGGTAG